The Polyangium mundeleinium genome contains the following window.
CGACCCTCGCTTATCCGCGGCTGCGCGACGTCATCGAGCGGGCGGTAGGCACCGGCCAGGTCTTCCTCTCCGCGAACGCGAGCGACTTCATGAACCCCGAGACGCGGGCGTACCTCGAGCGCTTCGTGCGCGGCGAGAACGGCTACACCGCGCTCGATCGGGTCAAGCTCACGAAGCTGCTCTGGGACGCGCTCGGCGGCCAGATCGACAACCATTTCGCCTCGGGCGACCGCCTGGAGAGCGCCGACGACATGCGCATCGACGTGCTCTCCGCGGCCGCCACGAGTGGCCTCTCCGAGCGCTGCAAGGCCTTCGCGGGCCGCTGCCTCGACGAGTACGACCTCCAAGGTTGGCGCACCAAGGATCTCTTCACGCCGAACGAGCTCGTCCCGGTCGTCTCCTCGCGGAGGCGGCCGTCGTCGTGGTGAGCCGCGGGCCTCGCCTCAGAAAAACCCTTCCAGCGCGATCACGCAAAGCTCCGCGGGCCGCTCGGGATCATCGGGATCGGTGACGGCCCAGATCGTCTTTCGCTCCGGATCGAACGCAATCCCCTCGACCTTGCGGCACGAGCCTTCCCCCGAGGGTTCTTCGAGCATGGCATACCGCGCCTGCTCCCCCGCGACGAACCCGACGGCGGCGCCCACGACCGGCCCGTCGTCGATCGCATTCGGCGTCCCCTCGGCGACAGCAAGGTAAAACGTCCGCCCGCCGAATGCCGCCGCGTCCGTGAAATGCAGCGGCACGCCGCCCGCGACTCCGAGGTCGTACAACACGTGTCCGAAGAGCTCCACCGCGCGGCCTTGGAGCACGCTCGCCGCAACGTCCACGGTCGCGCTCGCCCCGGGCCCCGCGCCGCGATGAAACAGCCGCAAGACCTCGCCCGCCAGCACCGCGCCCTCGATGTTCGGCCGGACGCCGATCCGCGCCTCCACGGCGTCGAAGAGCGGCCCGAGATCCGTGACCTGCACGCGGCCCGAATCGAGATCCACCGACGCCTTCTGCCTACGCACAGCCGCAGAGCCCGACCCGAGCACCGTCACGGCGCGCCCCGGCCCCACGAACGCCGCCTCGAAATCAGGTTTTTTGGATTTGGGCAGCTCCTCCCCGCCCCCTTCGAGCCGCACGCGCGACATCGCCCCTGACGCCGGATCGACCCACACCACGGAGAATGCGTCGTCCTGGATCACGAGCAATCGCTCGTCATGCCAAACCAGCGCCGATCCCGCCCGCACCCCGGGCAGGGGCCGGGACGTGAGGATGCGGGCGCGCAAATGGGGATCCAGGGAGGCTTTGATCACGACGTCCGCTCTTACCCTGGACCTCGCCCGGACGACAACCTTTCTCTTCCCGGGCCCGCCCGCTCGAACAACCCCCCTCCCCCGCGGCGCATCGAAACGCCTTGGTGGATCTCGACAAGCTCCCTGAAGAAGGCCGCCGGCGTGTGCAGATCGAGCGCGTCCGTCCCGAGATCGACGGCGGGCGCTTCCCGATCAAGCGAATCCTCGGCGATCGCATCAACGTCTCGGCCCTCGTGTACGCCGATGGGCACGACCTGCTCGTCTGCTCGCTCCTCTATCGTCCCGCGCCGTCCATCGGGGATCCCGATCCGCCCTGGCTCTCCGTACCGCTCGAAGCCACCGCCGAGCCCGATCGATTCGTCGCATCGTTTTCGCCCGACACGATCGGCCTCTGGCAATACACCGTCGAAGCCTTGATCGATCGGTTCGGCACGTTCCGCCGCGACCTCAAGAAACGCGTCGAGGCGGCGCAGGACGTCTCCGTCGACATCCTCGACGGCGCGACCTTGCTCGAACAGGCCGCCAAAGACGCGACCGGCGACGACGCCCGCTCCCTCGCGGACGTGGCTGCGCGCCTGCGCGACGACACGATTCCGCTCACCGAACGAATCACGCTCGCGCTCGACAGCGGCCTTTGCATGGCCGCCGCGCGCCACCCCGATCGCCGCCTCGCCACGCGATATCCGGGCATCCTCGAAGTCGTGGTCGACCCCGAAAAGGCCCGCTTCTCCACCTGGTACGAGCTCTTTCCCCGCTCCTTCGGCGCCGAGGGCAGCCACGGCACCTTCGCCGACGCCGAGGCGCGCCTGCCGTACGTCGCCGAAATGGGCTTCGACGTCCTTTACCTCCCGCCGATCCATCCGATTGGCCAGACGAACCGCAAAGGGAAAAACAACACCCTCGTCGCGCAGCGGGGCGACGTCGGCAGCCCCTGGGCCATCGGCGCGCCCGAAGGCGGCCATACCGCGGTGCACCCCTCGCTCGGCACCCTCGACGATTTCGATCGGTTTTTCCAGGCCGCAGCGCGCCTCGGCATCGACGTCGCGCTCGACATCGCCTTGCAGGCCTCGCCCGATCACCCCTGGGTCCACGAGCATCCGGGGTGGTTCCCGCGCCGCGCCGACGGCACCGCCCGGTATGCCGAGAATCCTCCGAAGAAATACCAGGACATCCACCCCTTCGATTTCGAGGCCGAGGAGTGGCCCGAGCTCTGGCGCTCGCTCGAAGGCATTTTCCGGTTCTGGATCGCCCGCGGCGTCCGCTTCTTCCGCGTCGACAACCCGCACACGAAGCCCCTGCCGTTCTGGGAGTGGGTCATCCGCTCGATCAAGCGCGACCACCCCGAGGTCGTCTTCCTCTCCGAGGCGTTCACGCGCCCCGCGCTCATGTATGGCCTCGCCAAACGCGGCTTCACCCAGTCGTACACGTATTTCACCTGGCGCGTCTCCAAGGACGAGATCACGTCCTACATGCACGACCTCACGAAGACCGAGATCGCCGAGTTTTACCGGCCGAACTTCTGGCCGAACACACCCGACATCCTGCCCGAGCACCTCCAGAACGGCGAGCCCGCGGCATTCCTCATCCGCCTCATCCTCGCCGCCACGCTGTCGAGCTCGTACGGGATGTACGGCCCGGCGTTCGAGCTCATGGAGCACAGTCCTCCGCGCGAGGGCGCCGAGGAGTATGCGAACAGCGAGAAATACGAGCTTCGCCGCTGGGACCTCCGCCGCCCGGACAGCCTGCGCCCCATGATCACGCGCATCAACCGCATCCGGATGGAGCACCCCGCGCTCGCGCGGAGCGACAATCTCCATTTTTTCCAGACGGACAGCGACCTCGTCCTCGCCTATGGCAAGACGCACGGGGACGACACGCTGATCGTCGTCGTCAACCTCGACCCGTACCACCATCATGGCGCGTGGGTCGAGCTCGATCTGCCGGGGCTCACGGACGCGGGGCGTGGCTTCGAGGTCCATGACCTCCTGAGCGGCGCGCGTTATACGTTCCGAGGAAAGCGAAACTGGGTCGAGCTCGATCCGCGGACCTCGCCCGCCTGTGTCTTCCATGCGCGGAGGCTCGCCCGCAGGGAGATCGATTACGAGTATTTCCTATGAAACGCGATCCCCTCTGGTACAAGGACGCCGTCGTCTACGAGCTGCACGTCCGCGCGTTCAACGATCAGAACGGCGACGGAATCGGGGACCTCCCGGGGCTCGCGCACAAGCTCGATTATCTCCAGGACCTCGGCGTCACGGCCATCTGGCTCCTGCCGTTCTACCCCTCGCCGCTCCGGGACGGCGGCTACGACATCGCGGATTACACGGGCGTCAGCGAGAGCTACGGCACGCGCGAGGACTTCGCCCGCCTGCTCCGCGAGGCCCACGACCGGGACATCCGCGTCATCACCGAGCTCGTCCTCAATCACACGTCGAGCGAGCACGCCTGGTTCCAGCGCGCGCGCCGCGCCCCGCCCGGCGACCCGTACCGTGACTTTTACGTGTGGAGCGACGCGCCAAACCGCTTCGAGGAGGCGCGCATCATCTTCCAGGATTTCGAGAGCTCGAACTGGGCCTGGGATCCGCTCGCGCGTGCCTATTACTGGCACCGATTTTATGCCCACCAGCCCGACCTCAACTTCGACAACCCCGCCGTCCACGAGGCGCTGCTCAAGGTCGTCGATCACTGGTTCGACATGGGCGTCGACGGCATGCGCCTCGACGCTGTGCCCTACCTCTACGAGCGCGAAGGGACGAACTGCGAGAACCTCGCCGAGACCCACGCCTTCCTGAGGAAACTCCGCGCCCACGTCGATTCTCGCCACGAGGGCCGCATGCTCCTCGCCGAGGCGAACCAGTGGCCCAGCGACGCCGCCGCGTATTTCGGCGCCGGCGACGAGTGCCACATGAACTTCCATTTCCCGCTCATGCCGCGCATGTTCATGGCGGTCGAGCTCGAGGATAGTTTTCCCATCGTCAACATCCTCCGCCAGACCCCGTCGATCCCCGAGTCCTGCCAGTGGGCGACGTTCCTCCGGAACCACGACGAGCTCACGCTCGAAATGGTCACCGACGAGGACCGCGACTACATGGTCAAGGTCTACGCCGAGGAGCGCAACGCGCGCATCAACCTCGGCATCCGCCGCCGCCTCGCCCCGCTCATGCGCACGCGCCGCCGCATCGAGCTCATGAACGCGCTCCTCTTCTCGCTGCCGGGCACGCCCGTCCTCTATTACGGCGACGAGATCGGCATGGGCGACAACATCTTCCTCGGTGACCGCGACGGCGTCCGCACGCCCATGCAATGGAGCTCCGATCGCAATGCGGGGTTCTCGCGCTGCAACCCGCAGCGGCTCTACCTGCCCGTCATCGTCGATCCCGAGTTCCATTACGAGGCCGTCAACGTCGAGGCCCAGCAGGCGAACCCGCAGTCCTTGCTCTGGTGGATGAAGCGCCTCATCGGCCTGCGCAAGCAATACGAGGTCTTCGGCCGCGGCACGATCGAGTTCCTCCAGCCCGACAACCACCGCGTCCTCGCGTTCATCCGCTCCCACCGGGACGAGAACGTGCTCGTCGTCGCGAACCTCTCGCGGTATGGCCAATTCGTCGAGCTCGACCTCTCGCGCTTCCGCGGCATGGTGCCCACGGAGCTCTTCGGCCGGACCCGCTTCCCCGAGGTCGAAGGCAAATACCCGCTCTCGCTCGGGCCGCACGATTTCTTCTGGTTCGGCCTCGAACGCACCGCGCCTCTCACGATCGCCGCGCGCGAGAGGCTCCCCGTCCTGCTCGCCGAGCAGTCCATCGAGAGCCTCGTGAAGCGGCCCGAGGGGCGACGCGCGCTCGAGCGCGTCCTCTGCAATGACCTCGCGACGCGGCGGTATTTCCGCAGCAAGGGTCGCGCGCGTTCGAGCGCCACGATCCTGGACGCCATTCCCCTCGGCGATCCCAGCGCCCCGCTCGCATGGCTCCTCTTCGTCCGCGTCGATTTCGCCTCCGGGCCACCGGAGACCTACGTCCTGCCCATCGCCTTCGCGACGGGCGAGCGCGCGCGAGAGCTCGAAGCCAACGCGGCCCACGCGGTCATCGCGGCCGTTCGGCTGCACGTGAGCAATGGGCACACCGAGGTCATCGAGGGCACGCTCATCGACGCGCTCGTCGACCCCGACCTCTCGAATGCGCTCCTTCGTTTCGTTCGCCAGGGCGCGAAGTTTTCCGGGGCGCGCGGGGAACTCCGGTTCGTCCCGCATCCCTTCCTGCAAAACGTGCCCGAGGAGGCCACCGAGCACGGCCGGCTCCTCTCGGCCGAGCAATCGAACAGCATCCTCGTGTACGGCGAATCCGTGATGCTCAAGCTCTTCCGCCAGGTCGAGGAGGGCATCAATCCCGAGTTCGAGGTCCAGGCGTTCCTCGACGCGCAACGCTACCCCAGCGTCCCGCGGCTCGGGGGCGCCATCGAATACCAGGTGACCGGGCGCGACCGCACGGTGCTCGGAATGGTCCAGCAATGGATGCCGAGTCGAGGGAATGCTTTCCAGCTCGCGCTCGAATCCCTCGACCTCTTCTTCGATAGGGTCCTCGCCGATGAAGCCGCGCGCTCGGGCGCCGTGCCGCCCCTGCCGCGAGGCACGTTCACCGAGCGCGCGCGCGGCGCGACGCCGCCCCTCGCGCACGACCTGCTCGGCGCGCAGGTGGTTTGGCTGAACAAACTCGGCCAGAGGACGGCCGAGCTCCACGCGACCCTCGCGGCCGATACGACCGATACCACGTTCGGCCGCGAGCCCTATTCCACGCTGCACCAGCAATCCCTCTATCAAGCCGCGCACACGATGCTCGCGCGCACCTTCGACGCGCTTCGCCGGCGGGCGCGCAGCTTGCCAGAGGGCGCGGCGGAGCTCGCGCGGGAGATCGTGCGACGCGAGGACGAGGTCGACCGGCGGTTCAAGGCGATCGGCGCGCGCAAGGTCGACGCCACGCGGATCCGTTGCCACGGCGACTTCCACCTCGGGCAGGTCCTCTTCACCGGCGACGATTTCGTCTTCATCGATTTCGAGGGCGAACCCATGCGCCCGCTCGCGACGCGCCGCTACCGCCGCACGCCGCTCCGGGACGTGGCCGGCATGATCCGCTCCTTCGATTATGCGGCGGCATCCGCCCTCGCCTCCGGCCGCGCGCGGCCCGAGGACGTGCCCGTGCTCGAACCCTGGACGAATGCCTGGGTCGCCTGGGCCGAGGCCGTGTACCTCGCCGGTTACCTCAACGCGGCCGCGGGGAGCGAGTTTCTCCCGAAACACGATCCCGACACCGACCTCCTCCTCGATTTCTACGTGCTCGAGAAGTGCATCTACGAGATTGGCTACGAGCTCGACAATCGCCCCGACTGGCTCGCCATCCCGCTCCGCGGCCTCGCGCGCATGCTCGAAGGCTGAGGCGCCGCGCTACAGCGTCCCCTCGCGCTTGAAGTACGCGCGCGCGTGGGCGGCGATCTGCTTGTCGGTCGGGTGATCCAGGGTCTCCACCGCGACGACCCTGGATTTCAGGTCGTGGTGGTGGTTCTCCAGGTGCCGGACGAACGCGTCTTTCGCGTTCGCCGGCCCGACCACGAGGATCTCCTCGGTGCCGGCGAGGAGCATCGCGACATCGTGATAATAATGCGGGTCCTCGCCCGCGTGCCCCGACGAAGCCGTCGGGCCCGCCTTCCGGTGCAGCTTCGTATGCGCGTGCGGCGACCTGATCACCTCCCCGGCATAACTCTCGGGTGTGAGGTGGAAAATGTGGGCCTCATTGTGATCGAGCCAAACGACGGCATGTCGGGTGGTCATGGCAAAGCTGCCATCGCAACGGACGTGCCGCGGAGCAACGCCACGAAAAACGCCGGGGAACACGCGAGGCGCGGCGGATCCCCTCGTCACGAAACGCAAGGCGTGCGTGGCGGCGCAAGGACTGCGACGGACGCGTTTGCCTGCTGGCTGGATGGCCCGCCGCGCCGCGGATGTGGTAGGGGGAGACCGTGCAGGAAGGTCGAACCCCGATTCAAGAGACCCCCGAGGGCGTCGTTCGGCGCCTCGTGGCCGCGCGCGCGGCGCTCCCGCGCGAGGAGGACCTGGTCCTCGCGTTCGACGCCGACGGTACGCTCTGGAGCGGCGACGTCGGCAACGACCTCTTCGAGACGCTGATCGCCGAGTCGGCGGTGCGCGAAGAGGCGCGCGAGGCGCTCATCGTCGAAGCCCGCGCGGCCGGCGCGAAAGCCGACGGCCACACGCTCGACATCGCACAAGGCCTCTACCGCGCGCTCGCAGAAGGCACGTATGAAGAAGCGCGCGCGTTCGCCATGATGGCCTGGGTCTTCGCGGGGTTTTCCCTGGGCGAGGTGGCGGAGTTTGCCGGCCGCGTCGTCGCGTCACGCGGGCTCGAAGCACGGCTGCATCGATTTCTTTCACCCGTCCTCGCCTGGGCCGAGGCGGAAAAGGTGCCCGTGTGGGTGGTCTCCGCTTCGCCGCGCTGGATCGTCGAGATTGGCGTCGCACTCCTCGGAATCCCGGCGAATCGCGTGGTCGCGATGACGCCTCGTATCCAAGACGGTCGCATCGCGGCCGAGCTCGTCGGGCGGCCTGTTTATGGGGAGCACAAGCCCCTCGCGCTGCGCGAGGCGTGCCCGGGCGCGACGCTCCTCGGCGCGTTCGGGGATTCGAGTTACGACGTGCCGATGCTCGCAGCGTCACGCGTGCCGGTCGGCGTGCGTCCGAAGGCGGGATTGCTCGCGCGCGCGGCCGAGATCCCGAGCCTCGTCGTCCTTGGTACCTGAGCCATGGCGACGATCGAGCTCCGCGGCCTCGTCCGAAAGCACCCCGGCACCGAAATCCCCGCCCTCGACAAACTCGATCTCGACGTGCGCGACGGCGAAATGCTCGTCCTCGTCGGCCCCTCGGGGTGCGGCAAATCGACGACGCTGCGCCTCGTCTCGGGGCTCGACACGCCCGACGCCGGGACGATCCGGATCGACGGTCGCGACGTCACGCACGTCGCGCCGCAAGATCGGGACGTGGCCATGGTGTTTCAAGGGTATGCCCTTTATCCGCACATGAGGGTGCGCGAGATCCTGGCGTTCCCCCTCAAAATGCGCGGCGTGCCGCGTCCCGAGCAGGACAAAAAAGTCGAGGAGGCGGCGGAGATGCTCGGGTTGTCGAAGCTGCTCGATCGGCGGCCCGGCGAGCTCTCGGGCGGGGAGCGGCAACGGGTCGCGATGGGGCGGGCCATCGTGCGTTCGCCGCGGGTCTTTTTGTTCGACGAGCCGCTCTCGAACCTCGACGCCGCGCTCCGGGCCGAGCTGCGCGTCGAGCTCGCTTCGCTCGTGCGCAGGCTCGGCGTCACGAGCATTTATGTCACCCACGATCAGGTCGAGGCGATGACGATCGGCGATCGTATCGCCGTGATGAAGGGCGGCGTGCTCCAGCAGGTGGGGACGCCCAAGGAGATTTACGAAGAACCGGCCAATGTCTTCGTGGCCTCGTTCCTCGGCACGCCGGCCATCAATCGCATCGAGGCGACGTACCACGCCGGGACGATCGAGGCGCCGAGCCTCCTCTTTTCGGTGCCGGTCACGCTCGGGCTGCCGAACCGCGTCATCGTGGGGATCCGGCCGGAGCACGTATCCATCGTGCGTGACAAACCACGCGCCGACGACATTTCGATCACCACGAAGGTCGTGCACGCCGAGCCCCTCGGCGCCGAGACGTACCTTTATCTCGACGCGGCGGGGACGAGGATCGCGGCGCGCATGCCGGGCTGGGGGGCCTTCGCTCCGGGTGACACGCTCGTGGCCGCGGTCGAGCTGCGCCATTGCCTGTTCTTTGACGCCAGGACGGGCCAAAGGCTCGCGGAGGCGCGAGGATGAGCGCGCGCCTCCGGCGCAGGGACGCGCTGATCACGCTCGCCTCGTCGTTCGCCGCCCTCGCGGGGGCGGGCTGCGCGCGCGGCGGCAAGGACGGCGAGGCGTCGTTGTGGTTCGCGTATGGCGGCACCAACCGCGAGGTGCTGCTCTCGCTGGTGAACCGCTTCAACGCCGAGCAAACCACGTATCGCATCAAGGCCATTTACCAGGGTGACTATTTCGAGGCCCTGGCGAAGCTCCGCACGGCCATCGCGGCGCGCACGGCGCCGGCGCTCACGCACGTGGTCGGCGAGGTCGTTCCTTACCTCGCGCAGGCCGGCACGCTCCTGCCGATCGACGAGACCCACCACGTGACCGGGGATGTCGTCCCTGCCCTCGGGCAAACCGGGTGTTTCGTGCGGGGCGGGGAGCGGCCGATCGTCTGCGCGCCTTTCAATCGATCGACGCCGATTGCGTATTACAACCGCGCGATCTTCGACGAACTCGGCCTGCACCCGCCGACCACATGGAGCGAGCTCGAATCTGTGGCCCGCGCGGCGACCGTCCGTGCAAACGACGGGACCGTGACCCGCCACGGATTCGCTTGCCCCATCGATTGGTGGTTCTGGGTGGCGCTCGTGGGACAAGCGGGCGGGACCGTCGTGGAGGACGACGGGACACCCTCGCTCGGCGGCGAGGCCGGGGTGCGCGCGCTCGAATTCTGGCAGCGGCTCGTGCACGAGGAGCGCACGATGAAGCCGCCGCCCGGGCGTGATTACAATGCCTGGCAAGCCACGAACACCGATTTCCTCGCGGGCCGCGTGGCGATGATCTGGACCTCGACCGCGTTCCTCAAGTACCTCGAAACAAACGCAAAATTCCCGGTCGGCGCCGCGCCGCTGCCGGGGGATGTGCGCAGGAGTGTGCCCACGGGTGGCACGATGTTCGTCGTGCCAGCCGCCTCATCGGAGCACGAGCGCCCCGCCGCGCGCGCCTTCCTGCAATGGATGATGCAGCCGCGGCAGGCGAACGAATGGGCCACGCGGACGGGGTATTTGCCCGTCTCGCAAAAGGGGCTCGCCGAGCTCGAAGCGAGCGGGTATTACCGCGAGCACCCGAACGACCGGGTCGCGCTTGATCAATTGAAGGACGCGTTCGCGTGGCCGTGGGCGCCGACCTTGTTCCGCATCCAGCGCGAGGCGGTGCAGCCGCGGCTCGAAGAGGCCGTCCTCGCCAGGAGGGACGCGCGGGCGACGCTCGACGAAGCGCGCCGCGCAGCGGGGGAGCCATGAAGCCGAAGCGCCCGCTCGATCCCTATCTCTTCCTCGCCCCGACGGCGCTCGTGCTCGGCCTCTTCTTTTTCTGGCCGCTCGCGCTCGTCTTCAAGAACAGCTTTTATCGCTGGGACATGCTCACGCCCCCCGAATGGGTAGGCACGGCGAACTACGGACAGATCCTCGCGAGCGGCGAGCTTTGGGGCACGATCGGGCGGACGCTCTCCTACAGCGTCGTGGTCGTGGTGATCTCGCTCGGCCTCGGCCTCGGCCTCGCGCTCGCGCTCGATCGCCCCGGAAAACTTTATGCCTTCGTGCGGGGCGCGGTCTTCAGCGCGTACGTCGTCTCCTGGGTCGCCGTGGCCCTGCTCTGGATGTGGATCCTCGACGCGGACGGCGGGCTGCTCTCCTCGCTTTGCCGCGCCGTCGGCATCGTCCCCAAGAACTGGCTCGGCGATCCCTCGGTCGCGCTCTACACGCTCGCGGCCGTGAGCGTCTGGAAAATCACGGGGTATTCGATGGTGATTTTCCTGGCGGGCCTCCAGGACATCCCGCGCTCCTTGCACGAGGCCGCGGCGCTCGACGGGGCCGGGGCCATTTCGCGGTTCCTCCACGTCACCTGGCCCATGTTGCGCCCGAGCGCATCGTTCGTCGGGACGACCAGCTTGATCCTCTCGTTCCAGGCCTTCGACGTGGTCCGCGTGATGACCCAGGGTGGGCCCGTGAAATCGACGACGGTCTTCGTCTACGCGATTTACGAGCACGTCTTCGTGAACCTGCGCGTCGGGCGGGCGAGCGCGATGACTGTCGCGTTTTTCGTGCTCCTGCTCGGGCTCACGGCCTTGCAGCTCGGCACCTGGCGGCTCGGCCGAACCGGCGCGAGGCGCGCATGAAGCTCGCCTTTTCGCGCATCCTGCTCGTCGTCGTGGCCCTGCTCTGGGTCGGGCCGTATGCGTGGATGGTGCTGACCTCGCTCCGGACCTTGCCGGAAATCGTGGCGGCGCCCGCGTGGCCCATCCCGAAATCGATCCAGTTCGACGCCTACCGCGAGGTCCTCACGGCGATCCCCGTCGGTCGGTATTTCCTCAACACGACGGCCATGGCCGTGGCCATCGCGCTCCTGCAAATCCTGCTCGCCTTGCCCGCGGGATACGCGCTCGCCAAATTGCATTTCGTCGGCAAGAAGGTCGCATTTGCCCTGGTGCTCGCGTGCCTCCTCATCCCGGCGCAGGTGACGTTCGTCCCCGTCTTCTCGATGCTCGGCCCGCTCGGCCTCGTGAACACGTTCGCGGCGCTCGTCTTGCCGTTCGGCGTGAGCGCGCTCGGGACATTCCTCGTGCGGCAAGCGCTGCTCTCCGTGCCCGATGAGATGATCGAAGCGGCGCGGCTCGACGGCGCGAGCGAGCTTCGGATCGTCTACGGCCTGCTCGCTCCGATGTTACGGCCGACGCTCGCGTCGTTGTTCCTCTTCAGCTTCGTGTTCCATTACAACGATTATTTCTGGCCGCTCGTCATGACCACCGACGACGACGTGCGCACCTTGCCCCTCGCGGTGGCCTTGCTCCGCGAGCAAGGCACCGGCGTGCGCTGGCACATCGTAATGGCGGGGAACGTGATCCTGAGCTTGCCCGTCCTCGCGCTCTTCGCGGCGGTGCAGAAGCAGATCCTTCGGGCGGTGACGGCGCGCGTGGGCTGAACGGCTAAGGTGTTTCCGCGGGCTTTTTCGGCGTCTTCTCCGCCGCTTTCCCGGCCGCCTCGTCGTGCATCAGGAATTGCTCGGGCGTGAGCTCCCCCATCGTCTCGACCCCCGCGCGCGTGCGAGGGGGCTCCGGCGCGAGCATCATCTGCCCCACCGTCTGCTCCGTGCGCATGCCCAGGCCCACCCAGGCCGCGGCCACTGCGCCCGTCCCGACGGCGACCACGGAAAGCACGCGCCGCACACGCCTCCTCCGCACGCCGACGGGGCAATCGGAGGTCATCACCGTCCCGTCCTTGCGCTGGAAGTACCGGACGCAGAGGTTGCCCTCCTTCGCGCGGATGAGCTGCTCCGCCTCCTGGGCGGTCAGGGCCGAGAGATTGTAAACGTTCTTTTCGCAGGACGGACAGAACCGCGCCCGGTCGTCGCCCACCATCGAGGCCCAGTCCGCGCTGCAAGGGGCCGCGACCTCGACACGGGAGAGCAGAGGCAAGCGCCGCTTCTCGTCGAGCCGGCGTTGCACGTCCGCGAGCTCCTTGCCGAGATCCGCTCCCTCACGCGAGAGACCTTC
Protein-coding sequences here:
- a CDS encoding ABC transporter substrate-binding protein yields the protein MSARLRRRDALITLASSFAALAGAGCARGGKDGEASLWFAYGGTNREVLLSLVNRFNAEQTTYRIKAIYQGDYFEALAKLRTAIAARTAPALTHVVGEVVPYLAQAGTLLPIDETHHVTGDVVPALGQTGCFVRGGERPIVCAPFNRSTPIAYYNRAIFDELGLHPPTTWSELESVARAATVRANDGTVTRHGFACPIDWWFWVALVGQAGGTVVEDDGTPSLGGEAGVRALEFWQRLVHEERTMKPPPGRDYNAWQATNTDFLAGRVAMIWTSTAFLKYLETNAKFPVGAAPLPGDVRRSVPTGGTMFVVPAASSEHERPAARAFLQWMMQPRQANEWATRTGYLPVSQKGLAELEASGYYREHPNDRVALDQLKDAFAWPWAPTLFRIQREAVQPRLEEAVLARRDARATLDEARRAAGEP
- a CDS encoding carbohydrate ABC transporter permease, whose amino-acid sequence is MKPKRPLDPYLFLAPTALVLGLFFFWPLALVFKNSFYRWDMLTPPEWVGTANYGQILASGELWGTIGRTLSYSVVVVVISLGLGLGLALALDRPGKLYAFVRGAVFSAYVVSWVAVALLWMWILDADGGLLSSLCRAVGIVPKNWLGDPSVALYTLAAVSVWKITGYSMVIFLAGLQDIPRSLHEAAALDGAGAISRFLHVTWPMLRPSASFVGTTSLILSFQAFDVVRVMTQGGPVKSTTVFVYAIYEHVFVNLRVGRASAMTVAFFVLLLGLTALQLGTWRLGRTGARRA
- a CDS encoding carbohydrate ABC transporter permease is translated as MKLAFSRILLVVVALLWVGPYAWMVLTSLRTLPEIVAAPAWPIPKSIQFDAYREVLTAIPVGRYFLNTTAMAVAIALLQILLALPAGYALAKLHFVGKKVAFALVLACLLIPAQVTFVPVFSMLGPLGLVNTFAALVLPFGVSALGTFLVRQALLSVPDEMIEAARLDGASELRIVYGLLAPMLRPTLASLFLFSFVFHYNDYFWPLVMTTDDDVRTLPLAVALLREQGTGVRWHIVMAGNVILSLPVLALFAAVQKQILRAVTARVG